One Chengkuizengella sediminis DNA segment encodes these proteins:
- the proC gene encoding pyrroline-5-carboxylate reductase, with protein MNISSKKICFIGAGSMAEAIFKGLIEKEIIPNQHICVTNQQDQDRLNELNKLYDVQVSNDSDIKKDWIKQSDILVLAMKPKDAEKAFYELSLLLNETQIIISVIAGLTTETIKDLLKTNNPIVRTMPNTSSSIGLGTTGISYSTHVNEQTKQLTLEMFEAIGSTCVVPEDKLEILTGVSGSGPAYFYYMMEAMVQAGIVGGLTEEQAMDLTKQTILGAAHMVQQTGEHPAELRRKVTSPGGATAKAIDALDAYHIHEAVQKAVNASAKKSREMGEMIKVSLS; from the coding sequence ATGAATATTTCATCAAAAAAAATATGTTTTATCGGAGCTGGCTCCATGGCGGAGGCTATATTTAAAGGATTAATTGAAAAAGAAATTATACCGAATCAACATATATGTGTTACGAACCAGCAAGATCAAGATAGACTGAATGAATTAAATAAATTGTATGACGTTCAAGTAAGCAACGATTCAGACATTAAAAAGGATTGGATCAAACAATCTGATATTCTTGTGTTAGCAATGAAACCAAAAGATGCTGAAAAAGCATTTTATGAATTAAGTCTTCTTTTAAATGAAACTCAAATTATTATTTCTGTGATTGCTGGGTTGACAACCGAAACTATAAAAGATCTTTTAAAAACAAATAACCCTATTGTAAGAACAATGCCAAATACTTCTAGTTCTATAGGTTTAGGTACAACGGGAATAAGTTATTCAACTCATGTCAATGAACAGACAAAACAACTTACGTTAGAAATGTTTGAAGCGATTGGTTCTACTTGTGTTGTACCTGAAGATAAATTAGAAATACTTACAGGAGTATCTGGAAGTGGACCCGCGTATTTCTATTACATGATGGAAGCGATGGTGCAAGCGGGAATAGTTGGTGGGTTAACAGAAGAACAGGCTATGGATTTAACAAAACAAACCATACTAGGTGCTGCTCATATGGTACAGCAAACTGGTGAACATCCAGCAGAATTACGTAGAAAAGTAACTTCTCCAGGAGGAGCTACAGCAAAAGCTATTGATGCTTTAGATGCATATCATATTCATGAAGCTGTTCAAAAAGCAGTGAATGCTTCTGCCAAAAAATCCAGAGAGATGGGCGAGATGATAAAAGTAAGCTTGAGCTAG
- a CDS encoding nucleotidyltransferase domain-containing protein, with product MYEHHKKTINKLIQHFEKDPNVLALLIGGSVAKGYAKENSDVDFILVVTDETFDARKQKHDLFYWSGEFCDYEGGYVDGKFTSLQFLKDVAQRGSEPARFAFCDTIVGFSKIEELVPILQKITTYPENEQKQKIESFYTQFEAARWYVNEAEKRNDKYLMMHIVSSLVLFGGRLILAHNKILYPYHKWFMRKLSEVKNKPVDFMKLTDRLLSEPNKENAELFCKCVLEFTQWPEIKEGWPNRFMIESEWNWMNGTTPIADL from the coding sequence ATGTATGAACACCACAAAAAAACGATTAATAAGCTCATTCAACACTTCGAGAAAGATCCGAATGTACTGGCTTTATTAATTGGGGGATCTGTAGCAAAAGGATATGCAAAAGAAAATTCAGATGTTGATTTTATACTAGTTGTAACGGATGAAACATTTGACGCCCGTAAACAAAAACATGATTTATTTTATTGGTCTGGTGAATTTTGTGATTATGAAGGTGGGTATGTAGACGGGAAATTTACTAGTTTACAGTTTTTAAAGGATGTGGCTCAAAGAGGGAGTGAGCCAGCTCGTTTTGCATTTTGCGATACGATTGTAGGTTTTTCAAAAATAGAAGAATTGGTGCCTATACTTCAAAAAATAACGACCTATCCCGAAAATGAACAAAAACAAAAAATTGAAAGTTTCTATACCCAATTTGAAGCAGCTAGATGGTACGTAAATGAAGCAGAGAAACGTAACGATAAATATTTAATGATGCATATCGTATCATCACTTGTTTTATTTGGAGGTAGATTAATTTTAGCTCACAATAAGATACTGTATCCTTATCATAAGTGGTTCATGAGAAAATTAAGTGAGGTTAAGAATAAACCAGTTGATTTTATGAAACTAACAGACCGTTTGTTGTCTGAACCCAACAAAGAGAATGCTGAGTTGTTTTGCAAATGTGTGCTTGAGTTTACACAATGGCCTGAAATTAAAGAAGGATGGCCAAATCGTTTTATGATTGAAAGTGAATGGAATTGGATGAATGGAACGACACCCATTGCAGATTTATAG
- a CDS encoding YitT family protein, whose product MLTRIFFIILGAMLVAIALEMFLVPNTIIDGGIVGISIISSYLSKIPLGVFLFILNIPFLFIGYKQIGKTFAISTLLGVFVMSIGTFALHSAEMATDEPLLAAVFGGTILGFGVGLVLRYGGSLDGTEIVAILVNKKTPFSVGEIVMFFNLFILGSAGFVFGWERAMYSLIAYFIAFKMIDVTINGFDESKSVWIISENHKEVGDAILFRLGRGVTYLSGEGGFSGDDKQIIFCIITRLEEAKLKSIVDELDSEAFLAIGNIHDVKGGRFKKRDIH is encoded by the coding sequence ATCTTGACACGTATCTTTTTCATTATTTTAGGAGCTATGTTAGTAGCTATAGCATTAGAAATGTTTTTAGTTCCGAACACAATCATTGACGGTGGGATTGTTGGAATTTCCATTATTTCATCTTATTTAAGTAAAATCCCTTTGGGGGTATTTTTATTCATCCTCAACATTCCTTTTCTGTTTATTGGTTATAAACAGATTGGTAAAACGTTTGCGATATCAACTTTGCTTGGTGTTTTTGTAATGTCTATAGGGACCTTCGCCTTACATTCTGCGGAAATGGCAACAGATGAACCTTTATTGGCTGCTGTATTTGGAGGTACCATTCTCGGGTTTGGTGTAGGACTTGTTTTAAGATATGGAGGATCATTGGATGGAACAGAAATTGTGGCTATTTTAGTAAATAAAAAGACACCTTTTTCCGTTGGCGAAATTGTCATGTTTTTTAACTTGTTCATATTAGGAAGTGCAGGTTTTGTTTTTGGATGGGAACGTGCGATGTACTCACTTATCGCCTATTTCATAGCATTTAAAATGATTGATGTGACAATCAACGGTTTTGATGAATCAAAATCAGTTTGGATCATTAGTGAAAATCATAAAGAAGTAGGAGACGCGATTTTATTTCGTTTAGGTCGTGGTGTCACTTATCTGAGTGGTGAAGGAGGTTTTTCTGGTGATGATAAACAAATCATTTTTTGTATCATCACTCGATTGGAAGAAGCAAAACTAAAATCCATTGTGGATGAATTAGATTCAGAGGCTTTCCTCGCTATTGGCAACATTCATGATGTGAAGGGTGGAAGATTTAAGAAGAGAGACATCCATTAA
- a CDS encoding YfiT family bacillithiol transferase, whose protein sequence is MEDLRYPIGEFKHDAEITDKKLNLKIKQIEDAPKKLRNAVDGLSEEQLDTPYRPEGWTVRQVVHHLADSHMNGFIRFKWTLTEDQPTIKAYDEKRWAELSDSFEDIQVSLSLLDVLHKKWVLLLKSLSPEDLEKTFIHPDFGLVSLRKNVDLYAWHGEHHIAHITRLIIRMDWE, encoded by the coding sequence ATGGAAGATTTACGTTATCCAATTGGGGAGTTTAAACATGATGCAGAGATTACAGATAAGAAGTTAAATCTCAAAATTAAACAAATTGAGGATGCACCCAAAAAACTTCGAAATGCAGTTGATGGTTTATCAGAAGAACAGTTAGATACTCCATATCGCCCTGAAGGGTGGACGGTAAGACAAGTCGTACATCATTTAGCAGATAGTCATATGAATGGTTTCATTCGTTTTAAATGGACATTAACAGAAGATCAACCAACTATTAAAGCATATGATGAAAAACGATGGGCTGAATTAAGTGATTCTTTTGAAGATATCCAAGTTTCATTATCCCTATTAGATGTACTTCATAAAAAATGGGTGCTATTATTAAAATCTTTATCCCCTGAAGATCTAGAAAAAACGTTCATTCACCCAGATTTTGGGCTAGTCAGTTTAAGGAAAAATGTAGACCTGTATGCTTGGCACGGGGAGCACCACATTGCTCATATAACTAGATTAATAATAAGAATGGATTGGGAATAA
- a CDS encoding DUF6687 family protein, with product MIPNFYIIGSETKRPPSKKTIFTDGAPDDTFREGVDIELSHWIPNQTPELYRADTSTEICMNFVAKESSKDWDLAINNHLDVDGILSVFTLVHSDFALKYRDIIIGAAEIGDFWGYSELPSQILFQGLTKLMFELKGKEDIREIYAVCFEKVFDLIQKETSDVVIINGLDALQKSLKRVKSGEIQRNVVSDRFVNYQIPKELSELDLEKAIKIPRFNDLLQDNMWLIPSVRNHYDREKVQLVSVEISEGWYYDLWYPGYMWADTPDSWRAPGFEFSGSTNAYYYGHEPLNEAITELNDLEKAKGQWILAKQLSPFQSIKGRDFPVILSFLDEDKPAVSSISPKDVSSKLSKAF from the coding sequence ATGATACCTAACTTTTATATTATTGGTAGCGAAACAAAAAGACCGCCAAGTAAAAAAACTATTTTTACAGATGGAGCCCCCGATGATACCTTTCGAGAGGGTGTAGACATTGAATTAAGTCACTGGATTCCTAATCAAACACCTGAGTTATACAGAGCAGATACTTCTACAGAAATATGTATGAATTTTGTTGCAAAGGAATCCTCTAAGGATTGGGACTTAGCAATCAACAACCATTTAGATGTGGATGGGATATTGTCTGTGTTTACCTTAGTACATAGTGATTTTGCTTTAAAATATCGTGATATCATTATTGGAGCAGCAGAGATTGGAGATTTTTGGGGATACTCTGAGCTCCCAAGTCAAATATTGTTTCAAGGTCTCACAAAATTGATGTTTGAATTAAAAGGAAAAGAAGATATAAGAGAAATATATGCAGTGTGTTTTGAAAAAGTGTTCGATTTGATTCAGAAAGAAACATCCGACGTTGTGATAATAAATGGATTAGATGCCTTACAGAAGTCCCTCAAAAGAGTAAAATCTGGGGAGATACAAAGGAATGTTGTTTCAGACCGTTTTGTAAATTATCAAATCCCGAAGGAGTTATCGGAATTAGATTTAGAAAAAGCCATCAAAATTCCTCGTTTTAACGACTTGTTACAGGATAATATGTGGTTAATCCCTTCTGTTCGTAATCATTATGATCGTGAGAAGGTTCAGCTAGTCTCAGTAGAAATATCCGAGGGCTGGTATTATGATTTATGGTATCCAGGTTATATGTGGGCGGATACTCCAGATTCATGGCGTGCACCTGGGTTTGAATTTAGTGGAAGTACAAATGCTTATTATTACGGACATGAACCATTAAATGAAGCAATAACGGAACTAAATGATCTAGAGAAAGCAAAAGGACAATGGATTTTAGCTAAACAATTAAGCCCATTTCAAAGTATTAAAGGTCGTGACTTTCCTGTTATTTTATCTTTCCTAGATGAAGATAAACCAGCAGTAAGTTCAATTTCCCCTAAAGATGTATCTTCAAAGTTAAGTAAAGCATTTTAA
- a CDS encoding glutamate-5-semialdehyde dehydrogenase yields MSEVKLKATLAKEASKSLIPLTTTQKNNAINVMADALVNQQNRIISANEEDLERGKENGLSKSLQDRLAINSERIESMSEGLRQIVNLNDPIGEQLEEIKRPNGLLIRKIRVPIGVIGMIYEARPNVTVDAAGLSLKTGNAIVLRGGSAALKSNQMIVEVLREALNSTDVPVEAIQLINNPNRSSVNEMLKLNGLLDVVIPRGGASLIQNVVQNATVPVIETGAGICHTYIDEYANPEMAKSIAFNAKVQRPSVCNAMETLIVHENFAKEHFLSLVEKYREADVQIKGNDIARNIVPWIENASNEDYATEYNDYILNVKIVSNINEAINHIDTYGTKHSECIVTENQEYANQFLLEVDATSVYHNASTRFTDGFEFGFGAEIGISTQKLHARGPMGLPALTSTKYNIYGTGQIKE; encoded by the coding sequence ATGAGTGAAGTAAAACTAAAAGCAACGTTAGCTAAAGAAGCATCTAAGAGCTTAATTCCCTTAACAACAACACAAAAAAACAATGCTATAAATGTAATGGCAGACGCTTTAGTTAACCAGCAAAATCGAATCATTTCTGCAAATGAAGAAGACTTGGAACGAGGTAAGGAAAACGGATTAAGCAAATCATTGCAGGACCGTTTAGCAATCAATTCAGAAAGAATAGAAAGCATGTCAGAAGGTTTACGTCAAATTGTAAATTTGAATGATCCAATTGGGGAACAATTAGAAGAAATCAAAAGACCAAATGGTTTATTGATTCGCAAAATACGAGTACCCATTGGCGTAATAGGTATGATTTATGAAGCACGTCCAAATGTTACTGTTGATGCAGCAGGTTTAAGTCTAAAAACGGGAAATGCCATCGTATTACGTGGCGGTTCTGCCGCATTAAAATCGAATCAAATGATCGTTGAGGTTTTACGTGAAGCTCTAAATTCAACTGATGTTCCCGTAGAAGCAATTCAATTGATCAATAATCCAAATCGTTCCTCCGTAAATGAAATGTTGAAATTAAATGGATTGTTAGATGTAGTGATCCCAAGGGGTGGTGCATCACTCATTCAAAATGTAGTGCAGAATGCAACAGTCCCTGTCATTGAAACTGGCGCAGGAATTTGCCACACCTATATAGATGAATATGCAAATCCAGAAATGGCTAAAAGTATTGCTTTCAATGCAAAAGTACAACGTCCATCTGTATGTAATGCGATGGAAACATTAATTGTACATGAAAACTTTGCTAAAGAGCACTTTCTCTCTTTAGTTGAAAAATATCGTGAAGCAGACGTTCAGATAAAAGGAAATGACATTGCAAGAAATATAGTACCTTGGATAGAAAATGCATCAAATGAAGATTACGCTACTGAATATAATGACTATATTTTAAATGTTAAGATCGTCAGCAATATAAACGAAGCAATCAATCACATTGATACTTACGGGACAAAACATTCAGAATGCATCGTAACTGAAAATCAAGAATATGCAAATCAGTTTCTTCTGGAGGTAGATGCTACCTCCGTTTATCATAATGCTTCAACTCGTTTCACAGACGGGTTTGAGTTTGGATTCGGAGCAGAAATTGGCATCAGCACACAAAAATTACATGCACGTGGACCAATGGGTTTACCTGCCCTAACATCTACAAAATACAACATATATGGTACTGGACAAATAAAAGAGTAG
- a CDS encoding LysE family translocator yields MFIELFIIALFAGITPGPDLFIVIKNSLSYGVKIGFATALGISSSNVIHISLTIIGISVLIEQYPSLNAIIKIIGALYILWIGINAIRSSPPKEEVASDQVKVKEHKPFFKAFREGFLISVFNVKPLLFFISIFSQFIGPETGSYVRWLYGLEMVVTVGLLFSTIAIISSSIIFRKYYNKYAYWIDRIFGVVLILFAITIGFSVFIGG; encoded by the coding sequence ATGTTTATTGAACTTTTTATCATTGCGTTATTCGCTGGGATCACTCCTGGTCCAGATTTATTTATTGTTATTAAAAATAGTCTGAGTTACGGTGTGAAAATTGGTTTTGCAACAGCTTTAGGTATTTCGTCTTCTAATGTAATCCATATTAGTCTAACCATTATCGGTATTTCTGTTTTGATAGAGCAGTATCCAAGTTTAAATGCAATTATAAAAATCATAGGTGCACTGTATATTTTATGGATTGGAATAAACGCGATTCGTTCTTCACCTCCAAAAGAGGAAGTTGCAAGTGATCAGGTAAAAGTAAAAGAACATAAACCGTTTTTTAAAGCATTTCGTGAAGGGTTTTTAATTAGTGTATTTAACGTAAAGCCACTTTTATTTTTTATCAGCATTTTTTCACAATTTATTGGTCCAGAAACGGGATCTTATGTCCGATGGTTATATGGACTTGAAATGGTAGTTACTGTAGGGTTATTATTTAGTACAATAGCAATCATTTCCTCCTCCATTATATTTAGGAAATATTACAATAAATATGCATATTGGATTGATCGTATTTTCGGAGTAGTGTTAATTTTGTTTGCGATTACGATCGGTTTTTCAGTCTTTATTGGGGGGTGA
- a CDS encoding GNAT family N-acetyltransferase, with protein sequence MEEVVIIPYGSKYKNDTVLLWFAAHCDAYPYIYPKYRYQEFMHYFEEVILKENKIYLALMEQKVTGFIAFNNPVITQLFISLNHQKSGLGTKLLQYIQSISSGYLELYTFQRNLNARAFYKKHQFKETEFGLSEAENNEPDVKLAWFSET encoded by the coding sequence ATGGAAGAAGTTGTAATTATACCTTATGGAAGCAAATATAAAAATGATACTGTATTATTGTGGTTTGCAGCACATTGCGATGCTTATCCTTACATATACCCAAAATATAGGTATCAAGAATTTATGCATTATTTTGAAGAAGTGATTTTAAAAGAAAATAAAATTTATTTGGCTTTGATGGAACAGAAAGTTACTGGGTTTATTGCTTTTAATAATCCTGTTATTACTCAGTTGTTTATCAGCTTAAATCACCAAAAATCTGGGTTAGGAACGAAGTTGCTTCAATACATTCAGTCTATATCTTCCGGATATTTAGAGCTTTATACTTTCCAAAGAAACTTGAATGCAAGAGCTTTTTATAAAAAACATCAGTTTAAGGAAACAGAGTTTGGCTTAAGTGAAGCGGAAAATAATGAACCTGATGTTAAACTTGCTTGGTTTAGTGAGACATAG
- a CDS encoding carbon-nitrogen family hydrolase gives MKLEWNISCLQFDVKQGLVEENFDKVKEMIGEATSAPHKPDVILLPEMWNTSFIKNVSSLADTYGEETKLFISEMSKKHNVHMVAGSISEKINGKVHNISYVCNPDGEFIADYSKIHLFQLMYEDRYYVGGNGIGVFEMFGVKAGMVICYDIRFPELVRKLALEGVKVLFVPAQWPDVRLQHWRTLLMARAIENQMYVVSCNRIGSSERENFPGHSMIISPWGEVITEAEDKETILQTKIDLELVQTVRNTIPVFEDRRPSLY, from the coding sequence ATGAAGTTAGAATGGAATATTTCATGTTTACAATTCGATGTCAAACAAGGATTAGTAGAAGAAAACTTTGACAAGGTAAAAGAGATGATAGGGGAAGCAACTTCTGCTCCGCATAAACCAGATGTAATTTTACTTCCAGAGATGTGGAATACAAGTTTTATAAAAAATGTTTCAAGTCTTGCAGATACATATGGAGAAGAAACGAAGCTGTTCATATCAGAAATGAGCAAAAAACATAATGTACATATGGTGGCAGGGTCGATTTCAGAAAAAATAAATGGAAAAGTCCATAATATCAGTTACGTATGTAATCCAGATGGAGAGTTTATTGCAGATTATTCTAAAATCCATTTGTTTCAACTAATGTATGAGGATCGTTATTATGTAGGGGGAAATGGTATAGGGGTATTTGAAATGTTTGGTGTAAAAGCTGGAATGGTCATATGTTATGATATTCGTTTTCCTGAACTTGTTCGTAAGTTAGCTCTAGAAGGTGTGAAGGTTTTATTTGTTCCAGCACAATGGCCAGATGTAAGGCTACAACATTGGAGAACATTACTTATGGCTAGAGCTATTGAAAATCAAATGTATGTTGTATCGTGTAATCGTATCGGGAGCAGTGAAAGAGAAAATTTCCCAGGACATTCGATGATCATAAGTCCCTGGGGGGAAGTGATCACCGAAGCTGAGGATAAAGAAACGATTTTACAAACAAAGATAGATTTGGAATTAGTACAAACTGTCAGAAATACGATCCCAGTATTTGAAGATCGTAGACCCTCGCTTTATTAA
- a CDS encoding LysR family transcriptional regulator: MELRQLQYSIQIALEKNFSRAAEKLHVAQPSLSQQIAKLEKELNVKLFDRNTNAVELTHAGAVFVEKAHKVMDLIEQMKNEMEDISHTRKGKLIIGSLPITGSHILPRVLPIFQQNYPGIEIMLIEESSTNLEILTSQGQTDISLLSLPMQESSLTYYPVMEEEIILTVPPKHHLNTKLHHQKKEIDIIDLKDEPFVTLKKGQGFRHITIDLCEQAGFTPNIAFESSNIETVQSLVAAGMGIAFVPYMVTQTKWSHFTPIHLKLKHNPKRTLVIAHQKGRYLSKAAEAFIDTMMKVIR, from the coding sequence ATGGAACTAAGACAGTTGCAATATTCAATTCAAATTGCATTAGAAAAAAACTTTTCAAGAGCTGCAGAAAAGTTACATGTCGCACAACCATCTCTTAGTCAACAAATTGCAAAATTAGAAAAAGAACTGAATGTAAAATTGTTTGATAGAAATACAAATGCTGTTGAGTTGACACATGCAGGTGCTGTTTTTGTGGAAAAAGCACACAAGGTCATGGATTTAATTGAGCAAATGAAAAACGAAATGGAAGACATTTCGCACACAAGAAAAGGTAAACTAATCATAGGCAGTTTACCAATTACAGGCTCACATATATTACCAAGAGTCCTTCCTATCTTTCAACAGAACTATCCAGGCATTGAAATTATGCTAATTGAAGAAAGCTCCACCAACTTAGAGATTTTAACATCACAAGGACAAACAGACATCAGCTTATTATCTTTACCTATGCAAGAATCTTCTCTAACTTATTATCCTGTGATGGAAGAAGAAATTATTCTCACGGTCCCACCCAAACATCATTTAAATACTAAACTTCATCACCAAAAAAAAGAAATTGATATTATAGATTTGAAGGATGAACCTTTTGTCACTTTAAAAAAAGGACAGGGATTTAGGCACATTACGATTGATTTGTGTGAACAAGCAGGGTTTACACCGAATATTGCTTTTGAAAGCAGTAACATTGAAACGGTTCAATCTTTAGTTGCCGCAGGGATGGGCATTGCCTTTGTTCCCTATATGGTTACGCAAACGAAATGGAGCCATTTTACCCCGATTCATTTAAAATTAAAACATAATCCAAAACGAACACTTGTCATCGCCCATCAAAAAGGTAGATATTTGTCCAAAGCAGCAGAAGCCTTTATAGACACTATGATGAAAGTCATACGTTAA
- the proB gene encoding glutamate 5-kinase — MHQRIVVKIGSSSLTTSEGELDHAKINYFTNEIVHLKKSGFQVLFVTSGSVAAGFKLIGYENRPKMLQEKQAAAAVGQAILMQAYFEAFAKHQCKVAQILLTRNNFTNRNQMQNALSTFEELIRQDTIPIINENDTVSVEEIKFGDNDSLSALVANLVKAKQLMIFTDTDGLYTADPRKNHNAKKIHRVDEIDEDMFRIAGGAGSSVGTGGMRSKIEAARIAMRGGVPVFIGRAAEPLDMKLAVEQKGKGTYFDTQLHNLPMKKQWLGFHSLPRGKIEVDDGAEKALLTGGKSLLPAGVVKVLGEFHPGDVIEVTNQSDKVIGRGVVNYASWQLKAVVGLSTSEVKKRIDVQRIEVIHRDEWVTLQLLI, encoded by the coding sequence ATGCACCAAAGAATCGTCGTAAAAATCGGAAGCAGTTCGCTTACAACATCTGAAGGTGAATTAGATCACGCAAAAATAAACTACTTTACAAATGAAATTGTCCATCTAAAAAAATCAGGTTTTCAAGTGTTATTTGTAACCTCAGGTAGTGTTGCCGCTGGTTTTAAACTCATAGGTTATGAAAACCGTCCAAAGATGTTACAAGAAAAACAAGCCGCTGCTGCTGTAGGGCAGGCAATCTTAATGCAAGCATATTTTGAAGCATTTGCTAAACATCAATGTAAAGTAGCACAAATTTTATTAACTCGAAACAATTTTACAAATCGTAATCAAATGCAAAATGCTTTAAGTACATTTGAAGAATTAATCCGTCAAGACACGATTCCTATTATTAATGAAAATGATACAGTATCTGTCGAAGAAATAAAATTTGGTGATAATGATTCGTTATCTGCTCTCGTGGCTAACTTAGTGAAAGCTAAACAACTTATGATCTTTACAGATACAGACGGACTTTACACTGCAGATCCTAGAAAAAACCACAACGCTAAAAAGATTCACCGAGTTGATGAAATAGATGAGGATATGTTCCGCATAGCTGGAGGAGCAGGATCATCTGTAGGCACTGGGGGTATGCGTTCAAAAATAGAAGCCGCAAGAATCGCCATGCGCGGTGGGGTCCCTGTTTTTATAGGTAGGGCTGCAGAACCACTAGATATGAAATTAGCTGTTGAACAAAAAGGAAAAGGAACATATTTTGACACACAGTTGCACAACCTCCCGATGAAAAAGCAATGGCTTGGGTTCCATTCATTGCCACGCGGGAAAATTGAAGTAGATGATGGCGCAGAAAAAGCACTTTTAACAGGTGGAAAAAGCTTATTACCAGCTGGTGTTGTAAAAGTTCTTGGCGAATTCCACCCAGGGGACGTTATCGAGGTAACAAATCAGTCCGATAAAGTTATTGGTCGTGGAGTAGTAAATTATGCATCATGGCAATTGAAAGCTGTAGTTGGATTATCCACTAGTGAAGTGAAAAAACGAATCGATGTGCAACGAATAGAAGTCATCCATCGTGACGAATGGGTTACCCTACAACTACTTATCTAA
- a CDS encoding glycoside hydrolase family 30 protein codes for MEAKVIRTAKNTGDRLTEKQSLQLKEKFNTHIPVIAINPEVTYQEHMGFGGAFTEAAAYTLSEMSREKRAEAIKKYFDPKEGLGYTLGRVHIHSCDFALGNYTYIEEGDSELSTFDMSHEDKWVVPMVNDAVKAAGQELTILASPWSPPAFMKTNKEMNYGGYLLPEFRQAWAKYYVKFIEGMKERGIDIWGVSVQNEPAAIQTWDSCIYSSEDERDFVRDHLGPTFEQAGMGDKAIVIWDHNRDVIVERASTVLLDEEAAKYVWGTGNHWYVSEEFENLSVIHDLFPDKHILFTEGCQEGGPKPGEWFTGERYGRNIIGDFNNWSRGWLDWNLVLNEEGGPNHVGNLCDAPILADRKNDELIINSSYYYIGHFSKFIVPGAKRIQHSMNLPENVYATAFKNPDGSIAVVVQNERDHLQEFSLVHDKKGAEVVVPEHSITTFIL; via the coding sequence ATGGAAGCAAAAGTAATTCGAACTGCAAAAAATACAGGGGATCGTTTAACAGAGAAGCAATCATTACAATTAAAAGAAAAATTTAATACTCATATTCCAGTGATTGCGATCAATCCTGAAGTAACTTACCAAGAACATATGGGTTTTGGTGGAGCATTCACTGAGGCGGCTGCTTATACGCTTAGTGAAATGTCAAGGGAAAAACGTGCAGAAGCGATTAAAAAATATTTTGATCCTAAAGAAGGATTAGGTTATACACTTGGAAGAGTTCATATACATTCCTGTGATTTTGCTTTAGGTAACTATACTTATATAGAAGAAGGAGACAGTGAACTGTCTACTTTTGATATGTCTCATGAAGATAAATGGGTAGTGCCAATGGTTAATGACGCAGTGAAAGCGGCGGGTCAAGAATTAACGATTTTAGCTTCTCCTTGGTCACCGCCAGCTTTTATGAAGACAAATAAAGAAATGAATTATGGTGGGTATTTATTACCTGAATTCCGTCAAGCATGGGCAAAGTATTATGTGAAGTTTATAGAAGGTATGAAGGAAAGAGGAATAGATATTTGGGGTGTAAGTGTTCAAAATGAACCAGCAGCGATTCAAACATGGGATTCTTGTATTTATTCTTCCGAGGATGAGCGTGATTTTGTTAGAGATCATCTTGGACCAACTTTTGAGCAAGCTGGAATGGGAGATAAAGCGATTGTCATCTGGGATCATAACCGTGATGTAATTGTTGAGAGAGCTTCGACTGTTCTTCTTGATGAGGAAGCAGCAAAGTACGTATGGGGAACAGGAAACCACTGGTATGTGAGTGAAGAATTTGAAAACTTATCTGTTATTCATGATCTTTTCCCAGACAAACACATCTTATTTACGGAAGGTTGTCAAGAGGGAGGACCTAAACCAGGTGAGTGGTTTACCGGAGAGAGATATGGTAGAAATATTATCGGGGACTTTAATAACTGGTCAAGAGGATGGTTGGATTGGAACTTAGTATTAAATGAAGAAGGTGGACCGAATCACGTAGGTAACTTATGTGATGCGCCTATTCTTGCTGATCGTAAAAACGATGAGTTAATTATCAATAGCTCCTATTATTACATTGGTCATTTTTCAAAATTTATTGTTCCAGGGGCAAAAAGAATTCAACATTCTATGAACTTACCTGAAAATGTATACGCGACAGCATTTAAAAATCCAGATGGTAGTATAGCGGTTGTTGTACAAAATGAACGAGATCATTTACAAGAGTTTTCTCTGGTTCACGATAAAAAAGGTGCTGAGGTTGTAGTTCCTGAGCATTCAATTACGACGTTTATCCTTTAA